The DNA sequence TCCTGACCCAGACTTGGAGACCTTGGGCTCAGCAGGCTGCCTCTTCTCAACTGGGTCTTCCGGGTTATGAGCCAAGGCCTTAACGTCCACTTTCCAAGCCTCCCTAATTGCTCCCTCCGATTATTGGCGCCCCGGGAGACCCCCCACCGGACCTCCCGAGGCCACCAAAATGGCCGGCCCATGGGACCGACCCGAGTTACTTTTACTGCAGCAGTGCCAATGCCGACTGAGACGAGATATTGGCCTGCGCAAGGATGGAGACACCAGCCTGGACCAGGATCTGATTCCTCGTGAACTCCGTGGTCTCCTCGGCGATGTCGGCATCCCTAATGGTGGACTCAACCGAAGCCACGTTCTCGACGCTACTTGCGAGGTTGGCCGCGGCGAAGTCCATCCGGTTCTTGAACGCGCCGATATTGCCCAACGTCGTGTTGACGGTGTCAATGGCGGCGTCAATCGTGGTGATGTAGCTGTTGGCGTTAGATTTGCTGGTCACGTTGCCCGTGACGCTGAGGCCGGTCGTCGTCAGGTCGCCCAGCGAAAGGGAGATGTTCTGGTTGGCGAAGGCGGCGACCTGGAAGTCCTGAGCTGAGGCAACCCCAGTCACGATGGTGTTGGCCGCCATAGAGCCACCAAGATTGGTCGAGTCGTAAGCGGCGTTGATGGTGATGGACAGCCCCAGATCGGTGAAGTTGAGCTTTTTCGTCTCGCCTTCGGCATCGATGTCGCCGGCGTTAAACGACACCACCTGAGTGGTGTTGGCATCCTGAATGGTAACCGACGTTGCGGTGGCAGCGGAGAGGGTGAAGGTCGTGCTGGCCGCAGCGCCGGTGATTTCGATCGACTGAATGCCGACCGCGGCAGTGATGCTGGCCCCCTGGCTGGAGAGGCTCACGCCGAAGGAGCCGTCCACCAGACCCACTGCGTTGAATGTGGTGTCGTCGGCGATTCGGTCGATTTCGGACTCAAGCGCAGAGCGCTCGGAGTCCAGAGCCGTTCGTGCAGCGGAGTCGTTCTGGTCGGAGGCGGCCGACACCGCTAGCTCACGGAGCCGGACCAAGATATTGGAAATCTCGGTCGCGGCACCCTCAGCAACTTGACCCAGGGACGCGCCCTGGGCCGTGTTGAGGCTCGCCACCCTCACCCCGCCCAGCTGAGCGCGCAGCTTGTTGACGATGGAGAGGCCCGCGGCATCGTCTGCAGCGCTATTAATGCGAAGACCGCTGGAAAGTCTCTTCAGAGACCCTTCCAATCCCCTGCTGGAGATGCCCAAGTTCCTCTGGGCGGCTAACGCCACCGCATTAGTGTTTACTCGTAGAGCCATTTGCTTCTTCCTCTTTTGATTGTGTTACAGCGTTCGGGATTATCTCATTCCTCCTTACAGCCGGTTGCAACCGTGAGTAAGAGGATCTGAGCACCTCTCGGAGCCCGGAAGATCACCTACATATTAGCGGCGATGCCGTTCTACAAGGAACTCAACTCTTTATATCGTTAAATGTACGAAGAGGTTTAATTTATAATGCTAGAAACTAGATTGTCGCAGAGCTCGGCGAGGTGGCCTTGGCCCCGGTCCTGAAGCCCGGGGCCGAGGCTTAAGAATAGGGAGGATGGGTCCGACGGAGGGGGCTGGTCTTTTTGCTCGTTCGGGGCCAGCGCCCGCCAGAGCTAGTCGTCCAGCTCACGGGCTCGCCCCACTTCGCCCCTGCCGAAGGCAAAGGCGGCGGCCGCCAAGCGCGCGTCCAGGAGCTCGGGCTCAAGGGCCAGGGCTCGGAGAAAAAACCCCGCGGCCTCTCTCCACCGGCCCTGACTTATCAGGCCGTGGCCCATGTTTAGAAGGGATTCCATCATGTCGGGCCGCCGCTCAAGGGCAAGCCCGTAATTGCGCTCGGCCTCCTCCCACCTCCCCTGGCGGGCCATCAGAAGGCCAAAGTTGTTATACAGCTGGACCGAGTCGAGGCCTACAGCGGCGGCCGCACTGAAGCGTTCCTCGGCTAAGTCCAGGTCGCCCAGTCTGAGGGCGATGGTCCCCAGCTTAAGCCAATACGTAGGGTGGGTTGTCCCGTCACAGGCGAGAAATGCCTCCTCAGCTTCTTCCAGGAGGCCCTCCTTTAGTAGTAAACATCGCCAGCCATAGGCGGGCCTCCTGGTCGTCGGGGCGAAGCTCCAGGGCCCTTTCCAGACAACCGCTGGCCTCCCCCCATTGGCCGAGTCCCATGAGGGCGGCCCCAAGGTAGCGGTTGGCTTTATAAATGACCTCACCTGGGTCCACGGGAATCAAGCTTGGCTTGGGCGTGAAGGAGAAACTCGCGCGTCTCCGAGAGGGCTTTGGGATGGTCCAGAAGACGAGCGCACCACTGGGCAGAGGCTTCATCCTCTCCCAACCCATCAAGGGTGCGGGCCAGCATATAGTGGGCAAATAGGTCGTCGGGGTCCTGAGCAATCTGCTCTTCAACAATCTTACGGTTTCTAAGGAGCTTGCCTCTTAAGGCCTCGGCGTCCTGGTAGCCTGTATGGATTATCTCGATGGGCAGATGAACAGCGGAAATCTTGAGCCGCTCGACGGCATAGGTCGCCTGTTCATGAACCCTGCCCTCAAAACGAATCGTCGGATTGTTGGGGAAGGCGCGAAGCTGGTAGCTTTGGGTAATGGCGCCTCCGGGCTCAAGCATCCGGACGACGAGGTAGACGGCCTTGCCCTCGTTGGCTAAGAGCTCGTTCCGCAATGTTTCGGCCACCCCTGGCTCCAGCCGGTCATCGGCGTCCACCCAAAGGATCATCCGGCCCCGGGCGTAGTTGAGCGACCAGTTCCTCGCCTCGGAGAAATCATCTTGCCAGGGGTGATGGTGGACCTCGGCCCCGTAGCGTCGGGCGACGTCCACGGTGCGGTCTGTAGAGCCCGTATCCACCACAACGATCTGGTCGGCGACGGGCCCGAAGTCCTCCAGGCAGCCCGGAAGATTTTCCTCTTCATCTCGAACGATCACGCAGAGGGAAAGAAGGGGCTTCTTCTTGGAGACTTCGGACCGCTTTTTGCGGCGCTTTCGGCCACCTGCCATTAAGGACCCCAAAGCCGCTACTAGTTTGTGAAGGCGCTGGCCTCCAGGCTTGACTCGGCCGAATGGCCGTTCCGGAGGCGGAGGGCTTCAAGCCGAGCCATGGTGTCATTATCGTCCGGAGACTGAACGAGGTAGGCTTGGAATAAGGAGATGGCCAACTCAATTTCTCCAAGCTGCTCACTTATCAGGCCTAGATTCACCAAGGTGTCGGGATCGCCCGGGTCGAGCTCCAGCGCCCGAGAGAAGTAGTTGAAGGCTTCCTCGAATTCGCCCCGGTTCCAGGTTATAACGCCCAGACTGGCAAACCCTTTGGCAGACCGGGCGTCCAAACGCACTAAGCGCTGGAAGGCCTCTTCACCCTCCTCCAAGCGGTTTGCCCGAAAGAGGCAAATACCCAGCCGGTAGAGGATTTCGAGGTCATTGGGCGAGGCAACAAGGGCGCTTTCCAGCTCTTCAATGGTTGGGTCGCTGTCGGTTATGATCGATTTCATACCCCGCATCTCCATGTAACGGTTCGTCCTCTTATCCATGAGGGCCTGATTGTCTATGCCCCCGCCGATTAACGTCCGACTTTCAGAGTGAGGGCGGAGGAGCCGCTCGACCATCCGATTGTCCTCCCGTTGAGGGAGGCAGACTTCTCCCATCAAGGCCGATTCGGATAACTCCACCCCGCCACGGTTAGTGTAAAGGGCAAGATGCGTGCCCTTCCTGATATTACCGTAACGTCAATATTATCAAACTGATGCAATATTCAGAGGAAGGGCGGAGTGGGCAAATCATGGCCTGACTGGGTAAAAAGAGGTCTCTAGCTTAGGAAGGAGAGGAAGGAAATCCGGAGCACTTGCGCCGTTGCTGCCAAGGAGGTCTCGAACAAAGTCTGCTGGTTGGCCAGATTAGCAGCCACTTGGGCGAGGTCGGCACCGGAATTCTCCGCAAGCTGCTCCGTCAATTGGAGACGGGTATCCGCCAGGCGATTCCTGGCCACCTCCAGGCGATTGAGGCGAATGCCCGCCTGAGCCTGGAAAGAGACGGTCTGGTCGATACCTTGGTCGAGCTGCTCTATGGCCAGGTTTATCCCGTTGGTGTCGTTATTGGAAAGGGCCGTCTGGAGGTCCGTTAGGGTCTGGAATAGGTCCACGCCACCGCCGGTCCCATTGAAGACCTTGTCGCCTGTAAAGTTGATGTTCAGGGTATCGTTCGGGGGACCTATTCGTATTGCAATTGAGCCGCTGTCACCGCTGTAAGTTCCTGCGAGGTCGAAAGGCTCTGAACCCGTCTCGAAGCCCCCGAAGATAAAGCGATCACCCTGGCGAGTGTTGGCCTCCGACAGCAGTTGCCGTAAGAGGGAGCCGACCTCCTGGGAGGCGATGTCGCGGCTTACGCTGTCTGCCGTCGCGGTAACCTGCGTCAATGCCAAGTCCTTGGCCTGCGACAAAAGCTCGAAAACCTGACTCAGGGCCCTCTCGCTCTCTTGCAGAAAGGAAGTCCCCGACGTTACGCTCCTGTCGAATTGATCGAGCCTATCCAGCAGGCTGACGAGTTTCATCTCCCGTTCAGCCCCAATGGGGTTCTGGGAGGGCTTCGAAAAGCTCCGGCCCGAAGAGACCGCCTCTTGAGCCTCAAAGAGATTCCGGTGGTTCTGCTGCATCTGCCTAATTGCAGAATCCACGATCATCTGGGTGGTGATGCGCATTTTCGTTCCCTAAATAAGGTTCAGAATTTCCTCGAGCAGTCGATTCATGGTCTCCAGCACCCTGACCGAGGCCTGAAAGGCTGCCTCGAACTGGGTGAGGCTGATCATCTCCTCTTCGAGCGAGACCCCCGATGTGGAGGCCCTCAGGATGTCGAGCTGAGTCACGATGGCCTGCTGTTGTTCCAAACCCGCGTCGGCGCTGGCTTTGGTCAGAAATACCTTGGCGGCGAATCCCCCGTAGTACTCCTCAAATGTGTTCTGATAGCTTCCCTGACTGAAGTTCAGCACCTTCTCCGACTGTAAATTGAGTAGGGCCAGGACGTTTTGGTTATCCCCAGGGGCAGTGGTCAGCCCCGCGGCTATGCGCTCGGGGCTGGAGCTTAACGTTCCGTCTAAGGCCATCTTCCTCGCGGCTCCTTCCGTCACGTTCAACGAAAAGGAATCACCGTCGTCGGGGGCGCCTTTTCAAAGGATGGGAAGAAATTTCCTAAGGATATCTGTTTCAGATGGCATACATCCAAGGCTCTGGGAGGTTTGAGAAGGAAGGCAATGCCATCGGTGTGGTGTTGCCCATGAGGACCGTCAAGAGAGTTGTTGTATTATCCTACATGCTCCGCGACTTTGGGGAGAGAGATGAGCACGGTCGTGCCTTGCCCCACCTCGCTCTTTACCTCAACTTCGCCCTGTTGCGATTTAATAAGGTCATGCGTCATTGCCATTCCCATACCGACGCCTACGCCCACCTTGGTGCTGAAGAATGGCTCAAAAATCCTGGAGCGAACTTCCTGGGACATACCCACTCCGGTGTCGCTGACGGCCAAGTGCACCGTTCCGCTCCCCTCCCACGTTCGAAGGGTCAGCCTTCCACCCATCGGCATAGCGTGGATAGAGTTTAAAACTACGTTCAGCAGGGCCTCCCTGAGCGTGGCCGGATCTGCCAATACGGACCGCTTCAACTGTAGGCGCTTTTGGACCTCAATGGATATGCCTTTAGCCAGAGCCTCTTTGAATTTAACCCGGAGCATCTCCAGCACGTCCTCCGCCACCTCGTTTAAATCGACTGGTGTTACGACCCTGGGACTTTCCGCCGTCTTGGAAGTCAGCTCTTGGAGGGACTTGATTGTGTTAGTGGCACCCATGATCGTCTGCTCCATGACATCGATTATACGAAAAGCCTCCCGGTCGGAGGGATCGAGCCGAGGGCGGAGAAGATAGAGGTTTCCAAGGACAAGCCCCAAGAAGTTGTTAAAGTCGTGTGCTTTTCCCACAGCGCTCTTTGCGAGCAGCTCAAACCTTTCGGTTAGGATTAGCTTCTCCTTGGTCTTTTTCAATGCCCCCCGAGTCAGGGAAACCTCCCAGGCCGTGGCCAGATGCCGGGCGAATATCTCCAAGACGGATTCGTCCCAAGGGGTGAACCGATCGGGGTTGGAGCTCAAAAGCACAAACACCCCTACAGGCCGTCCATCCACCACAACCGGAGCTCCTAGGAGGGCTTCATGGGCCGTGATATCGAGGAGCTCCCGATTTCCCCAACCAGTCTCTCTAGAAAGGTCCTTCACAACGACGGGTTTCCCCCCATCCATAAGCTCTTTTACGAAAGGCTCGTCAGCCCTGAGCACCTCCTCGACTCTATTGCGGTCCGCTCCGGAGACTCCAGCAAGCTGGAGCTGCCCTGAGACCTCATCCACGCTCCACATGATTACCAGAGTAACCCCCCAGAGAGGCTCTGCCAGCTCAGCGAGCGCCGCTGCTACCGCCACCGGCTCCCCGC is a window from the Nitrospinota bacterium genome containing:
- a CDS encoding flagellin, whose translation is MALRVNTNAVALAAQRNLGISSRGLEGSLKRLSSGLRINSAADDAAGLSIVNKLRAQLGGVRVASLNTAQGASLGQVAEGAATEISNILVRLRELAVSAASDQNDSAARTALDSERSALESEIDRIADDTTFNAVGLVDGSFGVSLSSQGASITAAVGIQSIEITGAAASTTFTLSAATATSVTIQDANTTQVVSFNAGDIDAEGETKKLNFTDLGLSITINAAYDSTNLGGSMAANTIVTGVASAQDFQVAAFANQNISLSLGDLTTTGLSVTGNVTSKSNANSYITTIDAAIDTVNTTLGNIGAFKNRMDFAAANLASSVENVASVESTIRDADIAEETTEFTRNQILVQAGVSILAQANISSQSALALLQ
- a CDS encoding tetratricopeptide repeat protein; this encodes MGPPSWDSANGGRPAVVWKGPWSFAPTTRRPAYGWRCLLLKEGLLEEAEEAFLACDGTTHPTYWLKLGTIALRLGDLDLAEERFSAAAAVGLDSVQLYNNFGLLMARQGRWEEAERNYGLALERRPDMMESLLNMGHGLISQGRWREAAGFFLRALALEPELLDARLAAAAFAFGRGEVGRARELDD
- a CDS encoding glycosyltransferase family 2 protein, with protein sequence MAGGRKRRKKRSEVSKKKPLLSLCVIVRDEEENLPGCLEDFGPVADQIVVVDTGSTDRTVDVARRYGAEVHHHPWQDDFSEARNWSLNYARGRMILWVDADDRLEPGVAETLRNELLANEGKAVYLVVRMLEPGGAITQSYQLRAFPNNPTIRFEGRVHEQATYAVERLKISAVHLPIEIIHTGYQDAEALRGKLLRNRKIVEEQIAQDPDDLFAHYMLARTLDGLGEDEASAQWCARLLDHPKALSETREFLLHAQAKLDSRGPR
- a CDS encoding tetratricopeptide repeat protein, which translates into the protein MVERLLRPHSESRTLIGGGIDNQALMDKRTNRYMEMRGMKSIITDSDPTIEELESALVASPNDLEILYRLGICLFRANRLEEGEEAFQRLVRLDARSAKGFASLGVITWNRGEFEEAFNYFSRALELDPGDPDTLVNLGLISEQLGEIELAISLFQAYLVQSPDDNDTMARLEALRLRNGHSAESSLEASAFTN
- the flgL gene encoding flagellar hook-associated protein FlgL, which encodes MRITTQMIVDSAIRQMQQNHRNLFEAQEAVSSGRSFSKPSQNPIGAEREMKLVSLLDRLDQFDRSVTSGTSFLQESERALSQVFELLSQAKDLALTQVTATADSVSRDIASQEVGSLLRQLLSEANTRQGDRFIFGGFETGSEPFDLAGTYSGDSGSIAIRIGPPNDTLNINFTGDKVFNGTGGGVDLFQTLTDLQTALSNNDTNGINLAIEQLDQGIDQTVSFQAQAGIRLNRLEVARNRLADTRLQLTEQLAENSGADLAQVAANLANQQTLFETSLAATAQVLRISFLSFLS
- a CDS encoding GAF domain-containing sensor histidine kinase: MARRRDRGKRARMLNSMVSFLLQPLPGGEPVAVAAALAELAEPLWGVTLVIMWSVDEVSGQLQLAGVSGADRNRVEEVLRADEPFVKELMDGGKPVVVKDLSRETGWGNRELLDITAHEALLGAPVVVDGRPVGVFVLLSSNPDRFTPWDESVLEIFARHLATAWEVSLTRGALKKTKEKLILTERFELLAKSAVGKAHDFNNFLGLVLGNLYLLRPRLDPSDREAFRIIDVMEQTIMGATNTIKSLQELTSKTAESPRVVTPVDLNEVAEDVLEMLRVKFKEALAKGISIEVQKRLQLKRSVLADPATLREALLNVVLNSIHAMPMGGRLTLRTWEGSGTVHLAVSDTGVGMSQEVRSRIFEPFFSTKVGVGVGMGMAMTHDLIKSQQGEVEVKSEVGQGTTVLISLPKVAEHVG